Proteins encoded together in one Hymenobacter monticola window:
- a CDS encoding AAA family ATPase, protein MAQFQNDKEAADALAASYQKLRQEIGKVIVGQDEVVRLVLTAVFSQGHSLLVGVPGLAKTLLIQTIADSLDLSFNRIQFTPDLMPSDIVGSETMNQQRDFHFVKGPIFANIILADEINRTPPKTQAALLESMQEYAVTVAGQRYPLQRPFFVLATQNPIEQEGTYPLPEAQLDRFMFNIELGYPSYAEELSIVKNTTSNIKQTVNKVLHAADIQAFQELVRRVPVADNVVEYAVGLVHKTRPNTERAHARTNQLLEWGAGPRASQHLIVGAKCNALLNGKYSPDIEDVRAVAVPILRHRLVRNFKAEAEGLGVEQIVKELL, encoded by the coding sequence ATGGCTCAATTCCAAAACGACAAAGAAGCGGCCGATGCCCTGGCGGCTTCCTACCAGAAGCTGCGCCAGGAAATCGGCAAGGTCATCGTGGGGCAGGACGAGGTGGTGCGGCTGGTGCTCACCGCCGTGTTTTCGCAGGGCCACAGCCTGCTGGTGGGCGTGCCCGGCCTGGCTAAAACCCTGCTGATTCAAACCATTGCCGACTCGCTGGATTTGTCGTTCAACCGCATCCAGTTCACGCCCGACCTGATGCCCTCCGACATCGTGGGCTCGGAAACGATGAATCAGCAGCGGGATTTTCACTTCGTGAAAGGCCCCATCTTCGCCAACATCATCCTGGCCGACGAAATCAACCGGACGCCGCCCAAAACCCAGGCCGCCCTGCTGGAATCTATGCAGGAATACGCCGTGACGGTGGCCGGGCAGCGCTACCCGTTGCAGCGCCCGTTCTTCGTGCTGGCCACCCAAAACCCCATCGAGCAGGAAGGCACCTACCCCCTGCCCGAGGCGCAGCTTGACCGCTTCATGTTCAACATTGAGCTGGGCTACCCGAGCTACGCCGAGGAGCTGAGCATCGTGAAGAACACGACCTCGAACATCAAGCAAACGGTGAACAAGGTGCTGCACGCCGCCGACATTCAAGCATTCCAAGAGTTGGTGCGGCGCGTGCCGGTGGCCGACAACGTGGTGGAGTACGCCGTGGGCCTCGTGCACAAAACCCGCCCCAACACCGAGCGCGCCCACGCCCGCACCAACCAGTTGCTGGAATGGGGCGCCGGCCCCCGCGCCTCGCAGCACCTTATTGTGGGCGCCAAGTGCAATGCCCTGCTCAACGGCAAGTACTCGCCCGACATTGAGGACGTGCGCGCCGTGGCCGTGCCGATATTGCGCCACCGCCTCGTGCGCAACTTCAAAGCCGAAGCCGAAGGCCTCGGCGTGGAGCAGATTGTGAAAGAGTTGTTATAG
- a CDS encoding SDR family NAD(P)-dependent oxidoreductase, with the protein MANRLSGKVAIVTGGGAGIGEAIAKKFAQEGAAVVVAGFAEDPVQQVTNEILASGGRAVAFQGDLSHEATALACVQTAVGQFGKLDVLVNNAGAFPAAEELDKYPVEAFEYMVKNNIYTTFHMSRAALPELQKTRGNIVAAGSEAGQMGEPMNTPYGGTKGFVHAFIKGIAGEQAKNGVRANCVGPGPIDTAWTHKETGPMTSKMEKQTVEGVPMGRRGTPEEVANVYLFLASDEASFVTGAIYFVDGGVTISKSSSGAEVSSDLKKEPDGELNLEHSKDGHTEIRSQDAGHMMGRSPQ; encoded by the coding sequence ATGGCAAACAGACTCAGCGGCAAAGTTGCCATCGTGACCGGTGGCGGCGCGGGCATCGGCGAAGCCATCGCCAAAAAATTTGCGCAAGAAGGTGCGGCCGTCGTGGTCGCCGGCTTTGCCGAGGACCCCGTGCAGCAGGTGACCAACGAAATCCTGGCCAGCGGCGGCCGGGCCGTGGCCTTCCAGGGCGACCTCTCGCACGAAGCTACCGCGCTGGCCTGCGTGCAAACGGCCGTGGGCCAGTTCGGCAAGCTCGACGTGCTGGTGAACAACGCCGGCGCCTTCCCCGCCGCCGAAGAGCTAGACAAGTACCCGGTTGAGGCGTTTGAGTACATGGTGAAGAACAACATCTACACCACCTTCCACATGAGCCGGGCCGCATTGCCCGAGCTGCAAAAAACGCGCGGCAACATCGTAGCCGCCGGCTCCGAGGCCGGCCAGATGGGCGAGCCCATGAACACGCCCTACGGCGGCACCAAGGGCTTTGTACACGCCTTCATTAAGGGCATTGCGGGCGAGCAGGCCAAGAACGGGGTGCGCGCCAACTGCGTCGGGCCTGGGCCCATCGACACGGCCTGGACCCACAAGGAAACCGGTCCCATGACCTCGAAAATGGAAAAGCAAACCGTGGAGGGCGTGCCCATGGGCCGCCGCGGCACTCCCGAAGAAGTGGCCAACGTGTACCTGTTTCTGGCTTCGGACGAGGCCAGCTTCGTTACAGGCGCCATTTATTTCGTCGACGGCGGCGTCACCATTTCTAAGAGCAGCTCCGGTGCCGAAGTATCCAGCGACCTGAAAAAAGAGCCCGACGGCGAGCTGAACCTGGAGCACAGCAAGGACGGCCACACCGAAATACGCTCACAGGACGCCGGCCACATGATGGGCCGCTCGCCGCAGTAA
- a CDS encoding GNAT family N-acetyltransferase — protein sequence MLPRAPLLTARLCLRPYEPADAEAFFALLHADRARFQPSFPDRLQAVRTLADAQTLLGTFADDWRTGRFYVFGIWERATEVYLGDICIMPQQKGQAEIGYYLAAAAEGQGYAREALVATTAFGFEAIGCQRLLVRCFLSNEKGQAVARAVGFAPEPPPKRPLWFRNSDALSRICRLWLTRKVEAT from the coding sequence ATGCTGCCCCGCGCTCCGCTCCTCACCGCCCGCCTCTGCCTGCGCCCCTACGAACCGGCCGATGCTGAGGCCTTCTTCGCCCTGCTCCACGCCGACCGGGCGCGCTTCCAGCCCTCCTTCCCCGACCGCCTGCAGGCCGTGCGCACTCTGGCCGATGCTCAAACCCTCCTTGGCACCTTCGCCGACGACTGGCGCACGGGCCGCTTCTACGTGTTCGGCATCTGGGAGCGCGCCACTGAAGTGTACCTCGGCGACATCTGCATTATGCCCCAGCAAAAAGGCCAGGCCGAAATCGGCTACTACCTAGCCGCTGCCGCCGAGGGCCAGGGCTACGCCCGGGAGGCGTTAGTGGCTACTACTGCTTTTGGCTTTGAAGCCATCGGCTGCCAACGCCTGCTGGTGCGCTGCTTCCTTAGCAACGAGAAAGGCCAGGCCGTGGCCCGCGCCGTGGGCTTCGCGCCCGAGCCGCCGCCCAAGCGCCCGCTCTGGTTCCGCAACTCGGACGCCCTCAGCCGCATCTGCCGCCTGTGGCTCACGCGCAAAGTGGAAGCAACCTAG
- the recA gene encoding recombinase RecA: MNVAAEKMKALQLTLDKLDKAYGKGTVMKLSDQKVGDIPANSTGSLSLDIALGIGGLPKGRIVEIYGPESSGKTTLTLHAIAEAQKAGGMAAFIDAEHAFDPIYAQKLGIDTANLLIAQPDNGEQALEIADQLISSGAVDICVIDSVAALVPKGELEGDMGDSKVGLHARLMSQALRKLTGTINKTGCLCIFINQLREKIGVMFGSPETTTGGNALKFYASVRLDIRRIGQIKEDKDNVTGNRTKVKVVKNKVAPPFKVVEFDIIYGQGISKVGEIVDLGVDMGIIAKSGSWFSYGDQKIGQGREAVKTLLLDNPELADEIEQKIRTMAKGDVDVIPVDMAGPEDGEDTL, translated from the coding sequence ATGAACGTCGCCGCCGAAAAAATGAAAGCCCTCCAGCTCACGCTCGACAAGCTGGACAAAGCCTACGGCAAGGGCACAGTGATGAAGCTCAGCGACCAGAAGGTGGGCGACATTCCGGCTAACAGCACGGGTTCGCTTTCGCTCGACATTGCCCTCGGCATTGGCGGGTTGCCCAAAGGCCGCATCGTCGAAATCTACGGGCCGGAATCGTCGGGTAAAACCACGCTCACCCTGCACGCCATTGCCGAAGCCCAGAAGGCCGGCGGCATGGCCGCCTTTATCGACGCCGAACACGCGTTTGACCCCATCTACGCCCAAAAACTGGGCATCGACACCGCCAACCTGCTCATCGCTCAGCCCGACAACGGCGAGCAAGCCCTCGAAATCGCCGACCAGCTGATTTCCTCGGGTGCCGTTGACATCTGCGTGATTGACTCCGTGGCCGCCCTCGTGCCGAAAGGCGAACTCGAAGGCGACATGGGCGACTCAAAAGTGGGCCTGCACGCCCGCCTCATGAGCCAGGCCCTGCGCAAGCTCACCGGCACCATCAACAAAACCGGCTGCTTGTGCATCTTCATCAACCAGCTGCGCGAGAAGATTGGTGTGATGTTCGGTTCGCCCGAAACCACCACCGGTGGTAACGCCCTGAAATTCTATGCTTCCGTGCGCCTCGACATCCGTCGCATCGGCCAAATCAAGGAAGACAAAGACAACGTGACCGGCAACCGCACCAAGGTGAAGGTGGTGAAGAACAAAGTGGCCCCGCCCTTCAAGGTGGTCGAGTTCGACATCATCTACGGCCAGGGCATCTCGAAAGTCGGTGAGATTGTGGACCTCGGCGTCGACATGGGCATCATTGCCAAGTCGGGCTCGTGGTTCAGCTACGGCGACCAGAAAATCGGCCAGGGCCGCGAAGCGGTGAAGACTTTGCTGCTCGACAACCCCGAACTGGCCGACGAAATCGAACAGAAAATCCGTACCATGGCCAAGGGCGACGTAGACGTCATCCCCGTAGACATGGCCGGCCCCGAAGACGGCGAAGACACGCTGTAA
- a CDS encoding DUF3108 domain-containing protein: protein MNRRWLLFTPAILFVLASAQLALGPGDAVRHVPQSSFGRGETIKYTVHYGLINGGEATVETAGGLERVNDRPCYKATVSGKTTGSFDFFLRIRDQWRAYIDTTSILPLRAQREIAEKNYRKKETVEFDHLHDVAEVTDHTHNNARSTVKVANNSLELVSGFYYLRTLNFDRMRVGDVVRVPGYFDGENFMLEVTFKGREVVETKAGDVRAFKLVPKMPNNKLFRGENAISVYFSDDRNKIPVLFQAEMFVGTVKVDMSGYKGLKWKLNMVN from the coding sequence ATGAACCGCCGCTGGCTTCTTTTTACTCCTGCTATCCTGTTTGTACTTGCGTCGGCGCAGCTCGCGCTGGGCCCCGGCGATGCCGTGCGCCACGTGCCGCAAAGCAGCTTCGGTCGCGGCGAAACCATCAAGTACACCGTGCATTACGGCCTCATCAACGGCGGCGAGGCTACCGTGGAAACCGCCGGCGGCCTAGAGCGTGTGAACGACAGGCCCTGCTACAAGGCCACCGTGAGCGGCAAAACCACCGGCTCGTTCGACTTTTTCCTGCGCATCCGCGACCAGTGGCGCGCCTACATCGACACCACCAGCATCCTGCCCCTGCGCGCCCAGCGCGAGATTGCCGAAAAAAACTACCGCAAAAAGGAAACCGTCGAGTTCGACCACCTGCACGACGTGGCCGAAGTGACCGACCACACCCACAACAACGCCCGCTCCACGGTGAAAGTGGCCAACAACTCGCTGGAGCTGGTGAGCGGCTTCTACTACCTGCGCACCCTCAACTTCGACCGCATGCGCGTGGGCGATGTGGTGCGCGTGCCGGGCTATTTCGATGGTGAAAACTTCATGCTGGAAGTGACCTTTAAGGGGCGCGAGGTGGTGGAAACCAAGGCCGGCGATGTGCGCGCCTTCAAGCTGGTGCCCAAGATGCCGAACAACAAGCTGTTTCGGGGCGAAAACGCCATCTCCGTATATTTCTCCGACGACCGCAACAAGATTCCGGTGCTGTTTCAGGCCGAGATGTTTGTGGGCACCGTAAAGGTGGACATGTCGGGCTACAAAGGCTTGAAATGGAAGCTGAACATGGTTAATTAG
- a CDS encoding response regulator transcription factor has translation MSTPKSAVYKILVVDDDPDIVELLEFNLKKEGYQTASAPDGRKALEIAADFNPDIILLDVMMPHLDGIATCRLLREQPKFKDTYILFLTARAEEFSEVAAFEAGADDFIAKPIKPRALLGRLAAVKRRDQDPHAAVDAIDINGLRIDRTAFAVYQDGKKITLPKKEFELLAFLAATPHKVFNREELLQNIWGNDVFVLARTVDVHVRKVREKVGDHHIQTIKGVGYKFNVD, from the coding sequence GTGAGCACTCCTAAATCCGCCGTGTACAAGATTCTGGTCGTTGATGACGACCCGGACATCGTTGAGTTGCTGGAGTTCAACCTCAAGAAAGAAGGCTACCAAACCGCCTCGGCCCCCGACGGCCGCAAAGCCCTTGAAATCGCCGCCGACTTCAACCCCGACATCATCCTGCTCGACGTGATGATGCCCCACCTCGACGGCATTGCCACCTGCCGCCTGCTGCGCGAGCAGCCCAAGTTTAAGGACACCTACATTCTGTTCCTCACGGCCCGCGCCGAGGAATTTTCCGAAGTGGCTGCCTTCGAGGCCGGCGCCGACGACTTCATTGCCAAGCCCATTAAGCCGCGCGCGCTGCTGGGCCGCCTGGCCGCCGTGAAGCGCCGCGACCAGGACCCGCACGCCGCCGTCGACGCCATCGACATCAACGGCCTGCGCATCGACCGCACGGCCTTCGCCGTGTACCAGGACGGCAAAAAAATTACCCTCCCGAAAAAGGAGTTTGAGCTGCTAGCCTTCCTGGCCGCCACGCCGCACAAGGTGTTCAACCGCGAAGAGTTGCTGCAGAACATCTGGGGCAACGATGTATTTGTGCTGGCCCGCACCGTGGACGTGCACGTGCGCAAAGTGCGCGAGAAAGTGGGCGACCACCACATCCAGACCATCAAGGGCGTGGGCTACAAGTTCAATGTAGACTAA
- a CDS encoding DUF3575 domain-containing protein — translation MAVDKSLNLGLFVTNYKDKHSGPLASETQFKGFGLTGEYRFHPGTEALRGFFIGPYLRFQHFDFTETSTFLSNAPRQDKAKLTTFGGGAVLGWQGIISGHFSIEPFVGVGYAGGKVDNLDDNQGTLDIRGGIVGLELRPGLSIGYAFGQSKE, via the coding sequence CTGGCCGTTGACAAGAGCCTCAATCTGGGCCTTTTCGTCACCAATTACAAAGACAAGCATTCCGGACCGCTGGCTTCCGAAACCCAATTCAAAGGTTTTGGTCTGACCGGCGAATATCGGTTTCACCCCGGCACTGAGGCATTGAGGGGCTTTTTTATTGGGCCCTACCTGCGTTTTCAGCATTTCGATTTTACCGAAACCTCCACGTTTCTGTCCAATGCACCCCGCCAGGACAAGGCTAAGCTGACCACCTTCGGCGGCGGGGCCGTGTTGGGGTGGCAGGGCATTATTAGCGGCCACTTCAGCATCGAGCCGTTTGTGGGGGTAGGGTATGCCGGTGGGAAAGTTGACAATCTGGACGACAACCAGGGAACGCTGGATATTCGCGGCGGAATAGTCGGCCTGGAACTGCGCCCCGGGCTGTCGATTGGCTACGCCTTCGGCCAGTCAAAAGAATAG
- a CDS encoding sensor histidine kinase — MNLSSRTIAILIALLVAGVLTTYARIGPTLPFREAFLAAGVTVAACFLLVYLSFEALIFREINGIYAGLEHIKRKEFKKLSAKFLFRPEPVKRVRDEILQMAERRQQELDELVRLQALRREFLADVSHELKTPLFAAQGFVHTILDDEDDDIDLATRRKFLSKAAASLDTLNALVQDLVTIAQLEKGVVRMRRQRFDLIVLVREIFELLEQQAARRGTTVELFPPSLPESGLLVIADRNRIRQVLINLIDNAIKYGRDRGRVVVALIEGSRGVRIAVRDDGSGIAPEHQNRIFERFYRIDKSRSRESGGSGLGLAISKHIVEAHKSTIKVKSTVGEGTTLEFKLSKPKSGPVGS, encoded by the coding sequence ATGAATCTCTCCTCCCGCACCATTGCCATTCTCATTGCGCTGCTGGTGGCCGGCGTACTAACTACTTATGCCCGCATTGGCCCCACGCTGCCGTTTCGAGAGGCGTTTCTGGCGGCGGGCGTCACGGTAGCGGCGTGTTTCCTGCTGGTGTACCTGTCGTTCGAAGCGCTGATTTTTCGGGAAATAAACGGCATCTACGCGGGCTTGGAGCACATCAAACGCAAGGAGTTTAAGAAGCTGAGCGCCAAGTTCCTGTTTCGGCCCGAGCCGGTGAAGCGCGTGCGGGACGAAATCCTGCAAATGGCCGAGCGCCGCCAGCAGGAGCTCGACGAGTTGGTACGCCTACAAGCCCTGCGCCGTGAGTTTCTGGCCGATGTGTCGCACGAGCTGAAAACGCCCTTGTTTGCCGCGCAGGGCTTCGTGCACACTATTCTGGACGACGAGGATGACGACATCGACCTGGCCACACGCCGCAAATTCCTGAGCAAAGCTGCCGCCAGCCTCGATACCCTCAATGCACTGGTGCAGGACTTGGTCACCATCGCGCAGCTCGAAAAGGGCGTGGTGCGCATGCGCCGCCAGCGCTTCGACCTCATTGTGCTGGTGCGCGAGATATTTGAGTTGCTGGAGCAGCAGGCGGCCCGGCGCGGCACCACGGTCGAGTTGTTTCCGCCCAGCCTGCCCGAATCAGGCCTGCTGGTCATTGCTGACCGCAACCGCATCCGCCAGGTGCTTATCAACCTGATTGACAACGCGATTAAGTACGGCCGTGACCGTGGCCGCGTGGTGGTGGCCCTGATAGAAGGCAGCCGCGGCGTGCGCATTGCCGTGCGCGACGACGGCAGCGGCATCGCCCCCGAGCACCAAAACCGCATCTTCGAGCGCTTCTACCGCATCGACAAAAGCCGTTCGCGCGAGTCGGGCGGCTCGGGGTTGGGCCTGGCTATTAGTAAGCATATCGTGGAGGCGCACAAGTCGACTATCAAGGTGAAAAGCACGGTGGGAGAAGGCACCACGTTGGAGTTCAAGCTGAGCAAGCCCAAGAGCGGCCCGGTGGGTAGCTAG
- a CDS encoding RluA family pseudouridine synthase, with protein sequence MKLPNFSDLVIFENDDYLVVNKPPFLATLDERVGGAPNMLRLARQHHDDIQAAHRLDRETSGALAFAKNPEAYRHLAMQFENREVKKQYHAVVWGTPQLQDEVVERNIETTSRGKARLAFKGKPAETHFTTLETYARHALMLCEPVTGRMHQIRLHLMYLQAPIVGDKDYGGEDFYLSSLKKKFNMKEGEEEQPFIKRFALHALKLQFTGLNGEEISVEAPYPKDFRVLVEVLGQNR encoded by the coding sequence ATGAAGCTTCCGAATTTCTCCGACCTCGTCATTTTTGAAAACGACGACTACCTCGTCGTCAACAAGCCGCCGTTTCTGGCCACGCTCGACGAGCGGGTGGGCGGCGCGCCCAACATGCTGCGCCTAGCGCGCCAGCACCACGACGACATCCAGGCCGCCCACCGCCTCGACCGCGAAACCAGCGGCGCCCTGGCCTTCGCCAAAAACCCCGAAGCCTACCGTCACCTCGCCATGCAGTTCGAAAACCGCGAGGTGAAAAAGCAGTACCACGCCGTGGTGTGGGGCACGCCGCAGCTGCAGGACGAAGTGGTGGAGCGCAACATCGAAACCACGAGCCGGGGCAAGGCCCGCCTCGCCTTCAAAGGCAAGCCCGCCGAAACGCACTTCACCACTCTTGAAACTTACGCCCGCCACGCCCTGATGCTGTGCGAGCCCGTGACGGGCCGCATGCACCAGATTCGCCTGCATCTCATGTACCTGCAGGCCCCCATTGTGGGCGATAAGGACTACGGCGGCGAAGACTTCTACCTGTCGTCGCTGAAGAAGAAATTCAACATGAAGGAAGGCGAGGAAGAGCAGCCGTTCATCAAGCGCTTTGCGTTGCACGCCCTTAAGCTGCAATTCACCGGCCTGAATGGCGAGGAAATTTCCGTGGAAGCTCCCTACCCGAAGGATTTTCGGGTACTGGTGGAGGTGCTAGGCCAGAACCGATAA
- a CDS encoding SMI1/KNR4 family protein → MQETWVRFENWLQTNAPQLLSNLNPGASETALDKLARTLNVSLPDDFLAFYRIHDGQHSQDGGLLNGEELLSTQRMLDEWTVWNDLLTSGDFSDAESSPANGVRADWWNSRWLPLTYDGAGNHCCLDLAPAEGGQYGQIIRMWHDDAERPLIAHSFAEWMTDYVQGLEAGEYAFSEDYDGIVSIDDL, encoded by the coding sequence ATGCAGGAAACATGGGTCCGCTTTGAAAACTGGCTACAGACCAACGCGCCACAATTACTTAGTAACCTGAACCCCGGCGCTTCAGAAACTGCGTTAGACAAGTTGGCCAGGACATTGAACGTGTCACTTCCCGATGATTTCCTGGCTTTTTATCGAATTCATGACGGACAGCACAGCCAAGACGGCGGCCTGCTTAACGGCGAGGAATTACTGTCAACACAGCGTATGCTGGACGAGTGGACAGTCTGGAATGACTTGCTGACCAGCGGTGATTTTAGTGATGCTGAGTCTTCACCGGCCAATGGTGTGAGGGCGGACTGGTGGAATTCCCGCTGGCTTCCACTCACGTACGACGGCGCTGGCAATCATTGCTGCCTCGACTTGGCACCCGCTGAAGGCGGCCAATACGGACAGATTATCCGCATGTGGCACGACGATGCAGAACGCCCACTAATCGCCCATTCTTTTGCTGAATGGATGACAGATTATGTGCAAGGACTAGAAGCCGGCGAGTATGCGTTTAGTGAAGATTATGACGGCATTGTCTCGATAGACGACCTTTAG
- the rplM gene encoding 50S ribosomal protein L13 — protein MDHLSFKTTHVNKANAQKSWVIVDASVAPLGRVASQIANILRGKHKPSFTPNSDCGDNVIVLNADKLRVTGKKMTEKVYITHSGYPGGQKRRTVREQMERDSRRVIEHAVKGMLQGNKLGSAQYRNLYVYAGTEHPHEAQQPVAIELKNL, from the coding sequence ATGGACCACCTGAGCTTCAAGACGACCCACGTCAATAAGGCCAACGCCCAGAAGAGCTGGGTTATCGTAGACGCCAGCGTGGCCCCGCTGGGCCGCGTTGCCAGCCAAATTGCCAACATCCTGCGTGGCAAGCACAAGCCTTCGTTCACCCCCAACTCCGACTGCGGCGACAACGTGATTGTCCTCAACGCCGACAAGCTGCGCGTGACGGGCAAGAAAATGACCGAGAAGGTCTACATCACCCACTCGGGCTACCCCGGCGGCCAGAAGCGTCGCACGGTGCGCGAGCAGATGGAGCGCGATTCGCGCCGCGTGATTGAACACGCTGTGAAAGGCATGCTGCAAGGCAACAAGCTCGGCTCGGCCCAGTACCGCAACCTGTACGTGTACGCCGGCACCGAGCACCCCCACGAGGCCCAGCAGCCCGTGGCAATCGAACTGAAAAACCTGTAA
- the rpsI gene encoding 30S ribosomal protein S9, whose translation MAITNTSGRRKTSVARIYMQAGQGNITINDRDMKSYFSNELLENVVNQPLAILEQVGQYDIKVNVRGGGISAQAEAIRLAITKALVSDNEETRPALKKEGFMTRDPRMVERKKFGKRKARRSFQFSKR comes from the coding sequence ATGGCAATTACCAACACCTCTGGTAGAAGAAAAACCTCGGTGGCCCGCATCTACATGCAGGCCGGGCAAGGGAATATCACTATCAATGACCGGGACATGAAGTCGTACTTCAGCAACGAACTGCTGGAGAACGTCGTGAACCAACCCCTGGCAATTCTTGAGCAAGTCGGCCAGTACGACATCAAGGTGAACGTGCGCGGCGGCGGCATTTCGGCTCAGGCCGAGGCTATCCGTCTGGCTATCACCAAAGCTCTGGTTAGCGACAACGAAGAAACCCGTCCGGCTTTGAAGAAGGAAGGTTTCATGACCCGCGACCCGCGCATGGTGGAACGCAAGAAATTCGGCAAGCGCAAGGCTCGTCGTTCGTTCCAGTTCTCGAAACGCTAA
- the rpsB gene encoding 30S ribosomal protein S2: MAQTTYKDLLDAGAHFGHLTRKWDPKMAPYIFMEKNGIHIIDLNKTLVSLDYAAQAIRNIAKSGRKIMFVATKKQAQEIVTTEAERLKMPFVTDRWLGGMLTNFATVRKSLKKMATIDKMVKENTAYAALAKREKLMMSREREKLGRVLGGISDLGRLPAALFVVDVKREHIAVKEAQKLGIPVFAICDTNSNPELVQFPIPANDDASKSIQLIVGVIGKAIEEGLSERKVDKEDADRKEADEAAIAEKTAADEE; the protein is encoded by the coding sequence ATGGCCCAGACTACCTATAAGGACCTGCTCGACGCAGGTGCCCACTTTGGTCACCTCACCCGCAAGTGGGACCCCAAAATGGCGCCGTACATCTTCATGGAGAAGAACGGCATCCACATCATTGACCTCAACAAGACGCTGGTTTCGCTTGACTACGCAGCCCAGGCTATTCGCAACATCGCGAAGAGCGGCCGCAAAATCATGTTCGTAGCCACGAAAAAGCAGGCGCAGGAAATCGTTACGACGGAAGCCGAGCGTTTGAAAATGCCCTTCGTGACCGACCGGTGGCTGGGTGGCATGCTCACCAACTTCGCCACGGTTCGCAAGAGCCTGAAGAAGATGGCCACCATCGACAAGATGGTGAAAGAAAATACTGCCTACGCCGCACTGGCTAAGCGCGAGAAGCTGATGATGTCGCGTGAGCGCGAGAAGCTCGGCCGTGTGCTGGGTGGTATCTCCGACCTCGGCCGTCTGCCCGCCGCTCTGTTCGTAGTGGACGTGAAGCGCGAGCACATTGCCGTGAAAGAAGCGCAGAAACTGGGCATCCCGGTTTTCGCCATCTGCGACACGAACTCGAACCCCGAGCTGGTGCAGTTCCCGATTCCTGCCAACGACGACGCCTCGAAGTCTATCCAACTGATTGTTGGCGTGATTGGCAAGGCCATCGAAGAAGGCCTGTCGGAGCGCAAAGTTGACAAAGAAGACGCCGACCGCAAGGAAGCCGACGAGGCTGCCATTGCCGAGAAAACGGCTGCTGACGAAGAATAG
- the tsf gene encoding translation elongation factor Ts, which yields MAAITAADVNKLRTMTGAGMMDCKKALTEADGDFEAARDILRKAGQKIADKRAENETSEGFVTVAVSEDGTNGKLVALACETESVAKVANFRELVQRILDAAVRTNAASKEELLAVKEDDGLTIQEHITDLTGKIGEKLDLTYVTLTGEKVASYIHSDSKKGVLVALKNVGSADAAAVGRDVAMQIVAMKPVAVDKDGVDSATVEREIEIGKEQARAEGKPEAMLEKIAQGKLNKFYKEQTLLNQEFVKDGSMTIAQLLDSKSKGMTVTDFKRVAIGA from the coding sequence ATGGCCGCTATTACCGCCGCAGACGTAAACAAGCTCCGCACCATGACCGGTGCCGGCATGATGGATTGCAAAAAAGCCCTGACCGAAGCCGATGGCGACTTCGAAGCTGCGCGTGACATTCTGCGCAAGGCCGGTCAGAAAATCGCTGACAAGCGCGCCGAGAACGAAACGTCGGAAGGCTTCGTGACCGTGGCCGTGAGCGAAGACGGCACCAACGGCAAGCTGGTGGCTTTGGCCTGCGAAACCGAGTCGGTAGCCAAAGTGGCTAACTTCCGCGAGCTGGTGCAGCGCATTCTGGATGCCGCTGTGCGCACCAACGCTGCTAGCAAGGAAGAGCTGCTGGCCGTGAAAGAGGACGATGGCCTGACCATTCAGGAGCACATCACCGACCTGACCGGCAAAATCGGCGAGAAGCTGGACCTGACCTACGTGACGCTGACCGGCGAGAAAGTGGCTTCGTACATCCACTCCGACAGCAAGAAAGGCGTGCTCGTGGCGCTGAAAAACGTGGGCTCGGCCGATGCTGCTGCCGTGGGCCGCGACGTGGCCATGCAAATTGTGGCCATGAAGCCCGTTGCCGTTGACAAGGACGGTGTGGACTCGGCTACGGTGGAGCGCGAAATCGAAATCGGCAAGGAGCAGGCGCGTGCCGAAGGCAAGCCCGAGGCTATGCTGGAGAAAATCGCCCAAGGCAAGCTGAACAAGTTCTACAAAGAGCAGACCCTGCTGAACCAAGAGTTCGTGAAAGACGGCTCGATGACCATCGCCCAGCTGCTCGACAGCAAGTCGAAAGGCATGACCGTGACGGACTTCAAGCGCGTGGCTATCGGCGCTTAA